A portion of the Lolium rigidum isolate FL_2022 chromosome 1, APGP_CSIRO_Lrig_0.1, whole genome shotgun sequence genome contains these proteins:
- the LOC124663429 gene encoding expansin-A9-like: protein MEKVAILLALFLGLCVPQLRGSAAQQYWTPANATFYGGSDASGTMNGACGYDNLYNDGYATNSTALSTTLWGDGKSCGACYAITCDTSRTKDCKPGTSITVTATNFCPQDYSKPNDAGGWCNPPRQHFDMSEPAWETIAQYRAGIVPVNYARTTCRRTGGMRFTITGHDYFDNVLITNVGGSGAVSAVSVKGSATSWTTMSRNWGANWQNGAYLTGQSLSFKVQTDDGKSIQADNVVPAYWKYGDTYESYNNFY from the exons ATGGAGAAGGTCGCGATCCTGCTGGCATTGTTTCTTGGCTTGTGCGTGCCACAGCTCAGGGGTTCAGCGGCTCAGCAGTACTGGACGCCCGCCAACGCGACGTTCTATGGTGGGAGCGACGCGTCCGGCACAATGA ACGGGGCGTGCGGGTACGACAACCTGTACAACGACGGGTACGCAACAAATTCCACGGCGCTGAGCACGACGCTGTGGGGCGACGGCAAGTCATGCGGTGCGTGCTACGCGATCACCTGCGACACCTCGCGCACGAAAGACTGCAAGCCCGGGACGTCCATTACCGTCACGGCCACCAACTTCTGCCCGCAGGACTACAGCAAGCCCAACGACGCCGGTGGCTGGTGCAACCCACCGCGGCAGCACTTCGACATGTCGGAGCCCGCGTGGGAGACCATCGCGCAGTACAGGGCCGGCATCGTCCCCGTCAACTACGCCAGGACGACGTGCAGGAGGACCGGGGGCATGCGCTTCACCATCACCGGACACGACTACTTCGACAACGTTCTCATCACAAACGTTGGCGGAAGCGGCGCCGTGTCGGCGGTGTCAGTCAAGGGCTCCGCCACTAGCTGGACGACCATGAGCCGCAACTGGGGTGCTAACTGGCAGAACGGCGCCTATCTCACAGGCCAGAGTCTATCATTCAAGGTGCAGACGGACGATGGGAAGTCCATCCAGGCGGACAACGTGGTGCCGGCATACTGGAAGTACGGCGACACCTATGAGTCCTATAACAACTTCTACTAG